The sequence below is a genomic window from Uranotaenia lowii strain MFRU-FL chromosome 2, ASM2978415v1, whole genome shotgun sequence.
CTAAGTACAAATTCGGTAGAATTGATGATGATATCCAGAGAGTAAGTCTTGTTCTATTTGTTGGAAATCTATATCGGTCCCAAGCTAAACCTTCACTTGTTTCAGGTATCCGGCATCGATGCTGTACGTGTCAATGAAGGACAAATGGGTCCGACCGAGGATTCGACAAAAATTGGTCGGATTTAGTGATTTTGTCGGGAAGCTGGGTGGCCTTATGGGGTTAATGATCGGAGCCAGCTTCTTGAGTTTACTAGAAATCGTATATTTTTGGCTAATAAGACCCTGCCGAAATGATGAATTCCACGAAGATCGCCCAACGATCAATCGTCAAAGTTCGAATTGAAGAAAGAAAATGATAACTTTACACAGGAAgataatttcaaagttttgcttTCACATAGAAGCGTCTTGATTATTGCTAGcgaaatgattttaaatcacATTTATTACAATAAATACGCACTTTGAAtgcattaaattattttatttctctaGTTCTCCATCTCATGACATGGCCTGCaaatcgtggcctagaggatagcatccgtgtcttctaagccaacgatcatgagatcgaatcccggccaTGACAAAAACTGGCTctcatagtatgatgaaggttggctgTTTAAGCATTAGTGCAATGTTAGCCGAGTATACCTAATATATTTACATCACGCTTCCAATAGCGGTTCTAAATCAGGCTCACTGCTTCTCAGACGCCTCTGAAAAGGCATACATTTATTTTCGTAGCACAGATGAGTCCGGATACGTTGCAGTTCACCTTCTCACAGCTTAATCGATGGTCGCACCTCTCAAGACACAATTTCTAATTCGCCTATAGAACTGAATGGAACGGTTCATGCCGCAGAACTTTTCGAAAAGGTTTCAGAATCCATTGAAATTTCCTTCCCGTTTTTCTTTTGGACGAATTCAAATcgtgtcttgcgatggaaaaaTCCTTTACCAAGTACCTGGCAAAAATATGTAGCAATTCGAGTTTCGAAAATTCAAGCAATCACCGAGAAATACAATTGAAATCACGTTCCAGGGGTTGAAAACCCTGCGGGCAGTATTTCGCTTGGTGTTCCACCAGACAGCTTAGAAGGAATGAGAATGGGAGGGTCTCACTTGGCTGAAAAATCCACGCACAAAAAGAATGCTAAAACCACCTACATCAATGGATGATCCACCGGAGAAAAATAGCAAGACAAATTCCTGTGTTGCATCAGCGAAATCATCATTTGTCGACGAAGTCATTACCAAATTTGCATTATATTCTTCGCTTCTTAGAACTGCAGCATATTGTCGTCGTTTTGTTAACATTATTTGCAAAACAACAGTAACAAATACTCACAATTTCCGATCGTCGAAGAAATTGATGGTGCAGAACGAACTTTGATCCGTAAGGTAATTTGGTAAGTGTGGTAGAGTAGAGTTGGATatgttgaaatgttttaaagatATCGAATAAATTATCAGAATATGCTGAGGTTTCAGAATTGAACTATTTAGATGCATTAGACTGATTGAAATATTGATCTGTCAATTGAGTTATACTACAAGACTCCAAAATTGAGTAGTCCTTGAACCAGATTGAGGTATAATCTCTGAtcgtcccaagcaaccaaaagtcccataaaacaggtacaaacacgcttactcagccccatcattgatatgaagtacgatctatgcagctcaaaatttaagttcttattgatactttcaagttccaaaacaagtcttaatgatcttctattcagcttccagcggtctcttaattcagcttccgaaaaatcgcaaaatgatcaaaaaaatctctctatatctcaactgaacccgttggttcatatcaccttctcttgattatttactgtgttctgtaccggtgccaccatgatgccacgcgccggatttcaaactcgacaaattgctcaattgcttctttcctacattccctacatatatcgcatcagaatggtcactcaagtacaaaattacttattgaaaaaaacgtgCCTGGCTTGGGAATCGagccccgaccttcgtggtgcgaatcgaacacgctaccacgagaccacgcttagatgttgttctaactgaaacaaaaactcgaagaggtgatttgattttgaaagcacatcaatgcactttttgtgacttattaatacccgtttgagcacttttgtgccctttatgtgacttaccaaatcccgtattgagcacttttgtgtcctttatgtgacttcagtcccgtataacgtacgtatagatcacttttgcagctttcaagttcgttaatgagtacatatagttcactaatgggaattgggcaaatcaagtcacatacaacgtacatattaatcacttttgcaatgTTAAAGtttattaatgagtacataaagttcactaaagggaattaggcagttgattctctttgtcagcaaatatgtaactttcaatgccttcattcaagtgaatatgtgacttttggttgcttgggcgtgTTCACGATATGTTGACCTATGAATTTATCGCTTACGTGTCAAAAGAAATAGGATGGCAGCGTAGTGTTAGTGTAGCATATAGCAAAAACATAACACACACCTTGAATCGCGAATCGTATATAATCGATGATACTTTTGAGGACGCATAAAACGATCATTCTGTAAACCAGTTTCGGTGGATGCAGTTGCCCAGAAGAAGGATGCGATGTGTCGGCGAACGGGAACGAATCAGAAAGTTACTTCTGGTTCAGAAATTTGGCAAGGTAATAACATCAAAACCCAAATCAGAATTTCCTTAAAAGCTCGAGTCTAAGATATTGCAAACTTCTGATGGAGGCGGATGGTATTTTACACTTGAATAGAAGATTAGGCAATTCGATGGAACCATCAGACAAAATATCCCACTTTTTTACCAGCAAAACATCCCCTATCGATCTGATATTCCATCACTATCATCACCAATATTTAAATGATGCTTCTCAGCTATTATTGAACGTTTATCGTTTGAAATTCTAGCATTTGGGAGTAAGAGATGTTGCAAAAATGCGTACGTTATTTTAGGGCAAATCAAAGCGCATTCGTCAGCGGGGCAGTTACCCTCTGCCAGATTAACGGTTTGATAACCATTTGCGAAGATGGGGATCAACTATTTTGGACCAGTATACATCAGCGCAGGTCGACGCAAGGCAGCATTGAAGACGTTTGTGGCGGTATTTGTGTGTATGTGTACCAAGGCAGTACACTTCGAACATGTTGCTGATTTATCAACGAAGAGATTCCTACAAGCCCCACGAAGATTTCTGGGCCGTCGAGGCCGAATTCCAGACATCTACTGGGATAACGTAACCAACTTCGTAGGGGCTAGGAATCAACTACCTGAATTATTTCAACTGCTCAAGGATCCAGCGCATCGGGAGAAGGTGTCACGGCTCTGCACTGATGAAGAAATACGATGGCACTTTAATCCCCCAAGGGCACCACATGTACACAGTTCGTGGGAGGCTACAGTCCATTCAGCGAAACTTCACTTGCTACGAATGCTGGGTGGACAGCCGGAAGGAGCAGAGGATTTAGCGACGTTGCTGGTGCAAATCGAAACTTGCCTCAATTCACGCCCGCTAATACACCTGAGTGATGATCCGTTGGATTTTGCACCTTTAACAGCCGGGCTCTTCTTAACAAGTGAATGGTTACAGTATCAGAAGAAGGTCTTACTGAGGTTCCAATTAACCGCTTAGACCGTTGGCAGCTGATTCAGAGGAAACTCCAAGATCTGTGGCATCGTTGGCACAAGGAGTACATTTCGCAAATGCAAGCAAAATCATAACATTGAATCCCAGAGACTAAAATAGTAGTTAGGAGCTGTACTATCGTACTCATCGCTGATGAGAACCAACCTCTCATAAGATGGCGATTAGGGAGGATTACGGCAGTGTTCCCAGGAAAGGATGGAGTAACCAGAGCAGCAGAATTCAAAACGGCCTCTGGCATGCTTACACGACCGGTAATCAAGCTTTGTTTTCTACCAATCAACGAAGAACCAGTCGCTTCCGAGGAGAATGTTGTCGATAAATAGAGTATCCAGTGCATCGAGTGgaggtttttctttattttcagaaGCATCCCGAATACTTCAGGATAGGCGAGGATGTTGAGGATTTCATGGAATGACCATCGTTGCTACCAATGAAAATATTTCACACCAGGTTCGTGAGTGAGATCGAATGCTCACTACCATATGTTATCCCATCGGCGAGTGACTGAGTGACACGGGGCCTGCAAGATCACCTACCGATGACTATACCAGCGGGCGAAATTTAGTCTTCGTCAACCATCCATCGGGAATGTACTATAGCAGAATCCCTTGCTCTTGTAAAAACCCGTGTGTGAATCATTGGACAAAAGAACTTCGTGTATGCAAACGCATGCTAAACTCAACCATCCGAGTTCATTGAATCAGTGCCTTTGGAAGGGACATCAAGGCTCGTTGGACAACACGTGCGACTCAACGGTAGGACCGGTGTATTCTTACTCTACTGtaacaataaacaaacaaacaatggtAGGACCGAGTTTTTTGCCCTGACCCCAAACAATCAGTCTGGTCGGctttccggaaaagccgttctcgtccagcTGTAGCTTTGAAGTgcatagatggtgcgtagggactggtgttctcaacatttttgaaggatttgccgtaatgtgaagatctggttcTTTGTAGACCGTCCCTCAATGAaaccggcctgatgacttcccacgaatctgtttgctttcGGCTTTAGCCGGCGGTGTAGGATTCGGGATAGCACTTGCAGAATACATTGAATATTGACGTttgttgttggatttttttaaattgatacaTCTGTTATTGTTGTGGTTTCCAATTGTTTGTTGGCCATGATACACAGTCCAAGTGTGCTTTGCGACaggctgtgtggcagcggcctaaaaaatactgccactgggatactggtccatgtcgtacggagcgacttatccagtacttctcAGACACGTCCAAGCGAAGTATTACAGGAAAAGTAGTCAATGCAATACCTACCtagctaggcacccagcagtaatgttaattgaatttacacagcaatttttatattgctggaaaccagcaaaattttgctggtttttgtcccgctgattttccagcaaaatttccaataaTATTGATTGCTGGAAAGAAGGCATTCGAGGAAACCTAcaaatgttcaattttaaaagattgttATTAATACtgctttttaaatattgatCTTCGAATTGATTATTCACTCTGTAAAATATACAAATCCGTTAGATTTATTAAAAGTCAGTATTAAGAGCACCGGAAGCATCTACTTTCCGCAATTGTGTGCTTGCATTTTCACTTTATTCCACTTTGCCTTAAAGAATAAACAAGTTCCGTATCTGACAGATCGATTTCTGATTTTACAGCAATTCagccctgttaaacagcttataactttcgCCCAATAAGATACGAAGCTACGGTTCAGTTGTTCAGTGGAGAATTTTCCTAAgacattttataaattggcacaaacacATTTAGCTGGCAtggttccacaaaagaaacaaaaaatgatgtttaattcacattacaaaatattcaattttctcatgcaaacttaaaagttcaaatttacttgtGTTAACGTTACTTGTTACTATTTTGCTAATATCGGTCTTCGGCAGACCATTCACGCAATTGAAACTCGGAATCGACAAACTGACATTCGATAGCTATGTCAGAAAAGACTCAAATATGGCTCATATATTGGCTCAACCATAAGCTCGAATAACGAAAAAAGCACGTATCAAACTTGGTGATATGATGCTAAAGGCATCTTATAATCTCAAGAAGCATCACAGCAAAATATTGCATTATAAATGTAAACTGTTTCGACTTAACATTAAGGTACAACTTATTACTAAGCACCTGTCATCCTCGGTACCGCTGCCAATAAATCAGCTTCCCCCTGCTTGCAGTCGACGGGGCCCCGGTCTCGAACACTCGTCCAAACGGCAACGTGCTATCCGCTTACACGCGTGAGCGAATGTAGGATGCGTGCAAATCCTATGCATGCGCGCCCACTG
It includes:
- the LOC129742984 gene encoding uncharacterized protein LOC129742984; amino-acid sequence: MGINYFGPVYISAGRRKAALKTFVAVFVCMCTKAVHFEHVADLSTKRFLQAPRRFLGRRGRIPDIYWDNVTNFVGARNQLPELFQLLKDPAHREKVSRLCTDEEIRWHFNPPRAPHVHSSWEATVHSAKLHLLRMLGGQPEGAEDLATLLVQIETCLNSRPLIHLSDDPLDFAPLTAGLFLTSEWLQYQKKVLLRFQLTA